GTTGCAGCCGCTGACGTTCTTCGGGATCAGCCAGTTCTACGCGCGTTTCGACCAGACCGGCGACGACGAGGTGCGCGCGCTCCTCGATGCGGCCCGCGCGCCGGACGACGACATCACGCCCGTCTGATTCGGCGCCGGCGCGATCCCGGGCGACCGGCTTCCGCCTGCGCGAATACGCGCTGCAGCGCCGGATGGACTTCGCCGTGCCAGCGCGTGCCCGTGAACAACCCGTAATGATCGCAATCGTCGATATCGAGGCGCTGGCGCTCGCCGGCCTTGAGGCCACGGCACATGGCAAGCGCTGCATGCGTCTGGCCGGCGCCCGTGACGGCGTCGCAACCGCCTTCGACCGTCAGCAGCGCGACGCCGTGCAGCGCGGCCGGCTCGATGCGCTGACCGCCGACTTCCCACGTGCCGTTCGCGAGGCACATTCGCTGGAACACGATATCGACGGTGTCCAGGAAGTATTCGGCCGGCATGTCGAGCAGCGCCGTGTATTCGCGCAGCGCACGCCGCGCGTCCGCCAGCGCCGTCAGGTCGAAATGCGACGCGGCGCGCGCGTAGTCCTCGATCAGCGTCAGAAAGCGTTGCGGATACAGCAGCGCGATCTCGCCTTGCTGAAGATAGGTTGGGAACACATGCCGGCCACGGCCGGGGAAGCGGGGCGGCACGATGTCGATCAGGTGGCGGTGGCACCACGCGAGCGACCGGGACGCGGCGGTGGTGCCGAGCGTGGTCGGATTGACGCGCGCGTCGAGCGGCCCGCCGATCAGCGTGACGCTCGCGGGCGGGGCGAGGCCGCGAGCGGCGCGCAGCGCGAGTGCGCCGAGCGCGGGAACGGTGGCCTGGCACACGGCGACGACGTGCAACGGCCGCTCGTCGCGCGCGAGCGCGTCGACGAAGCCGTCGAGCGTCGCCACGTATTCGTCGAGCCCGAAGCGGCCCGCCGCAAGCGGGACGTCGCGCGCATTGACCCAGTCGGTCACGCAGACGTCGCCGTCCGCGAGCAGCGCCTCGACGGTTTCCCGCATCATCACGGCTGCATGTCCGGCGAGCGGCGCGCACAGCAGCACCGTGCGCCGCGCATCGTCGCGCGTGAAGCGCCGCAGCTGGCAGAACGGCGTGCGCGCGACGATGCGCTCGTCGACCGCCGGGCGCCCGAACTCGAATCGCGGCGGCCCGACGGCGGGCCCGAGGAGCGGCTCGAACAGGTCGTCGTAGCACGACGACGCGGCGTGTGCCAACGTCGCGGCGGGCCACACGTCGAACGCGTGGCACGTCGCCGCGCGCCAGGCGCGCATCCATTCCCGCTGCTGCTCGACGACGGCATACCACATGGCGAACCTTGACGCGGAAGGGGCGTGAATCTGCATTATGGTCACTCTGGCCGCGCAGCGGGTGCCGGAAACGTAACCAGGCGACGCGCGTCAAGCGCTAGGCGGCGACGCACGGCACTGCTACAGTCGTCGATCCCATTCCCTCAAGTGGAGCGTTCGCGATGAAGCTGATCGGCATGCTGGATTCCCCGTTCGTGCGCCGTGCCGCCATTTCGGCGAAGCTGCTCGACCTGCCGTTCGAACACGAGTCGATCTCGGTGTTCCGCCAGTTCGACCGGTTCCAGGCATTCAACCCGGTCGTGAAGGCGCCGACCCTCGTGACCGACGACGGTGCGACGCTGATCGATTCGTCGCTGATCGTCGACTATCTCGACCATTGCGTCGCGCCCGAGCGGCGTCTGTTGCCCGATACAGCCGGCGCACGGCTGCGCACGCTCGTGCCGGTCGGATTCGCGCTGGCAGCGGCGGAGAAGACAGTGCAGGTGGTGTACGAGCAGGCGCTGCGGCCGGCCGAGAAGCAGCACGCGCCGTGGCTCGAGCGCGTGCTGGGCCAGATCGAGGCCGCGTATGGCGAGCTCGAGCCGCTCGTCGCGGCCGCGAATGGCTGGCTCGGCGGCGCGCGCCTGCTGCAGTCCGACGTGACCGTCGCCGTCGCGTGGCGTTTCACGCAATTCATGACCGCCGATTACCCGGCGCTCGCGCGGATCGATCCGGCCCGATATCCGGCGCTCGCCGCGCATTCGGCGCGGGCGGAAGCGCTGCCGGCGTTTGTCGAGACGCCGCTCGACTGAAGCCGGCGGCTGTCGCGTCGTCACGAGAGGCGCGCGGACGGCGGGCGGTGCAACTGGTGAGCGATCCCGCCGGGACGCGTGCCGGCAACCGGCGCGGATCGACCCGTCCGCCGTCGGCCGCACGGCCGCCCGTTTTTGCCCGGCGCGGGGCCGTGAGACCCCGTCGCGCATCCTCTGTCCTGCGTTCCCGCGCCGTCGGCCGCCACCCGTTCGATCCCGTCCACAGCTGGCCCCGCCGATTGTTCTCCGTCGCTGACAAGTGACTTCGCATTCGCGCTGTTTATCCGGTTGCGGCCGCTCCCTAGAATCCACTCCATCGAATATGCATTGCCTGATGGAGCCGATGATGAGAGCGCTGATCGAATCGAGTCTGTATCACCCGTCCGTCGTGTTGCCGCTTGCCGCGTTGACGCAGCTGATGGTCGAGCGCGATTTCAATCTCGGCCAGGTTGGCCTGATCGTCGCGGCGCGCGGTGCGCAGGCAGCGGTATCGCGTTCGCGGGCGCTGATCTTCTGCCGCCATTGCGAAGCGCACGCATGATCGCGTATCCACCCGGCAGATGAAAAAAAGCCCGGCCGGCGCAAGCCGGTCGGGCGGATCGGATTTGATCGCGCCCCGGCTTTTGCCGGGGCTTTTTCTTGGGCGATGCTCAGGCGCGTGCAGTCGACACGACGCCGTAAATCTCCGCCTCGTCGTCCTCGCGCATCTGACGCACCAGCTGGTGCGCCTCGCGGCGCGTCGCGACAGCCGGCGGCGAGCCCTTGAGCGGCTGGCGCGCGGTTTCGGCGAGCGCGACGACCGACACGATGCCGATCACGGCGGCGCCCATCATGTAGTACGCGGGCATCATCAGGTTGTGGGTCACGTCGACGAGCCATGCGGTCATCAGCGGCGTCGTGCCGCCGAACAGCGACACCGACACGTTGAAGCCGATCGCGAGCGCGCCGTAGCGGATCTCGGTCGGAAACAGCGCCGGCAGCGCCGACGGCATCACGCCAGTGAAGCACGACAGCAGCACGCCGAGGATCAGCAGGCCGCCGAACACCGACGCGGTGGTGCCCGCATGGATCATCATCATCGACGGGATCGACAGCACGAGCAGGCCGACGCAGCCGGCAAGCATCACGGGCTTGCGGCCGATCCTGTCCGACAGGCGGCCGGCGGCGAGCGTCAGCGGCATCATCAGCACCATCACGATCAGCACCAGCACGAGGCTGTGCGATTCGTCGAAGTGCAGCGTCGACGACATGAAGCTCGGCAGGTACGACAGCACCATGTAGTCGGTCACGTTGAAGATCAGCACGAGGCCGACGCAGAGCAGCAGCGCGCGCCAGTTGCGCATCAGCGTTTCGCGGAAGCGCGCCTTCGGCACGGCCTTGTCCTGCGCTTCGCGCTCGTCGGCCTGGCGCTTGAACGCCGGCGTCTCCTCGAGCTTCATCCGGATGTACAGGCCGATCAGGCCGAGCGGGCCCGCGATCAGGAACGGCACGCGCCAGCCCCACGACAGCAGCGCTTCTTCCGACAGCGACGCGGTGAGCAGCGCGACGACGCCGGCGCCCATCACATAGCCGATCAGCGTGCCGAACTCGAGGAAGCTGCCCATGAAGCCGCGGCGCTTGTCGGTCGAGAACTCGGCGATGAAGGTGGCGGCGCCGCCATATTCACCGCCGGTCGAGAAGCCCTGCACGAGGCGGGCGACCAGCAGCAGTATCGGCGCCATGATGCCGATCGACGTGTAGCTGGGGATCAGGCCGATCGCAAAGGTGCCGACGGCCATCATGATCATGGTGGCGGCGAGCACGCGCTGGCGGCCGATGCGGTCGCCGAGCGGGCCGAACACCATGCCGCCGAGCGGGCGCACGAGGAATGCGGCGGCGAACGTGCCGAAGGTCGCGAGCAGCTGCGCGGACGGGCTGCTGGACGGGAAGAACACCTTGCCGAGCGTGACGGCGATATAGCTGTAGACGCCGAAGTCGAACCATTCCATCGCATTGCCGATGGCCATCGCGCTGACGGCGCGCTTGAGCAGGCTCTGGTCGACGACGGTAATGTCGTCCGCGGCGAGCGGGGCCTCGCCGGACGACGTGGAGGAAGAAGCAGCGGTCGGGCTGACGTGTGTTGCGGTCAAGGTCATGCACTCCTTTGACTGCGCCGGAACGGGCGAGCCGTCCGACACGGTTTGCCGGCGAGCGCGATGTCGTGTGCTGCGCGTCGGGGCAGGCCATTTAAGCGCATACTGCGCATGAGGCGGCAAAGGGCCGTAATGGACTGCTTCGACGCGGGCCCGATGGGCCGTCGCGACGGTGCGCTCATGAAGAATGGGCCGCGTGATGCGAGCGGCAGATGCCGGTGCGGACGGAGTCCGGCGTCCCGGCAAGCGCCCCGGAGGGGCAACGAAACGAGAAAAGCGGGCCTGTCGGGCGGGCTTTCCTGTGGATGCAATTTCGGTCGAAGCACCGGCACGCAACGCGCGGACGGACTTCTTTCGAAATCGAATGGACAGAGATTGAATGTTGAAACAGGCGACATGATAGCACGATGACAGACGATCGTGCAAATTGCCGGGAATCCCCGTCTGACGGCGGATCCGGCGGGGCCGGCTCCGGTATGATCGGCGGCGCGCGGCGGGGTCGCGCAGCCCTACCGGGCGGGGTGAATCTGCGAGGAACCGGATGACCGAATTGATCAGGATCGCGGCGCTGTTCGCCGTTACTGCACTGGCCGAAATCGTCGGCTGCTACCTGCCATGGCTCGTGCTGAAGGGCGGCCGGCCCGCGTGGCTGCTGGTGCCGGCCGCGCTGTCGCTCGCGTTGTTCGCGTGGCTGCTGACGCTGCATCCGAGCGCGGCGGGGCGCACCTATGCGGCGTACGGCGGCGTGTATATCGCGGTGGCGCTGATCTGGCTGCGGGTGGTCGACGGCATCGCGCTGTCCCGCTGGGATGTGGCAGGCGCGGTGCTCGCGCTCGGCGGGATGGCCGTCATCGCGCTGCAGCCGCGCGCGTGAGCGCGGCTGCAGGCGGCAGGCGCGTGATGCCGCGTCAGGCGGCTTCGGCGGCGTCTGCGTCCGCCGACTTGCGCCACACGCAGGTGCCCTTGACCGACTTGTCGAGTTCGTCGAGCTGGGCCTGGTGGGCGGCGAGTTCGTCGTCACTCGCCGCGAGAACCGGCAGGTCGAGCGCCGCGAGCGACACGCGTTGGCCGTTCGCCGCACCGCCGTCGGCGCCTGCGTCGTCGAGCATGTCGATCACGAGGCTGTCCTGGCCGCGCGTCATCGCGAGATAGACCTCGGCGAGCAGTTCCGAGTCGAGCAACGCGCCGTGCAGCGTTCGATGTGCGTTGCTGATGCCGAACCGGTCGCACAGCGCGTCGAGCGAGTTGCGCTTGCCGGGAAACATCTGCTTGGCCTGCACGAGCGTGTCGATCACGCCGCCGCAATGCTCGGTGAACGGCGGCAGGTCGAGCCGCGCGAATTCGGCGTCGAGGAACGCGAGATCGAACGGCGCGTTGTGGATGATCAGCTCGGCGTCCTTCACGAAGTCGCGGATCTGGTCGACGACTTCCGCGAACTTCGGCTTGTCGCTCAGGAATTCGGTCGTCAGGCCGTGCACGGCCAGTGCGCCCGGATCACTGTCGCGCTCGGGGTTCACATAGATGTGCAGGTTGTTGCCGGTGAGCCGCC
The sequence above is a segment of the Burkholderia diffusa genome. Coding sequences within it:
- the phaZ gene encoding polyhydroxyalkanoate depolymerase → MWYAVVEQQREWMRAWRAATCHAFDVWPAATLAHAASSCYDDLFEPLLGPAVGPPRFEFGRPAVDERIVARTPFCQLRRFTRDDARRTVLLCAPLAGHAAVMMRETVEALLADGDVCVTDWVNARDVPLAAGRFGLDEYVATLDGFVDALARDERPLHVVAVCQATVPALGALALRAARGLAPPASVTLIGGPLDARVNPTTLGTTAASRSLAWCHRHLIDIVPPRFPGRGRHVFPTYLQQGEIALLYPQRFLTLIEDYARAASHFDLTALADARRALREYTALLDMPAEYFLDTVDIVFQRMCLANGTWEVGGQRIEPAALHGVALLTVEGGCDAVTGAGQTHAALAMCRGLKAGERQRLDIDDCDHYGLFTGTRWHGEVHPALQRVFAQAEAGRPGSRRRRIRRA
- a CDS encoding glutathione S-transferase — its product is MKLIGMLDSPFVRRAAISAKLLDLPFEHESISVFRQFDRFQAFNPVVKAPTLVTDDGATLIDSSLIVDYLDHCVAPERRLLPDTAGARLRTLVPVGFALAAAEKTVQVVYEQALRPAEKQHAPWLERVLGQIEAAYGELEPLVAAANGWLGGARLLQSDVTVAVAWRFTQFMTADYPALARIDPARYPALAAHSARAEALPAFVETPLD
- the proP gene encoding glycine betaine/L-proline transporter ProP, translating into MTLTATHVSPTAASSSTSSGEAPLAADDITVVDQSLLKRAVSAMAIGNAMEWFDFGVYSYIAVTLGKVFFPSSSPSAQLLATFGTFAAAFLVRPLGGMVFGPLGDRIGRQRVLAATMIMMAVGTFAIGLIPSYTSIGIMAPILLLVARLVQGFSTGGEYGGAATFIAEFSTDKRRGFMGSFLEFGTLIGYVMGAGVVALLTASLSEEALLSWGWRVPFLIAGPLGLIGLYIRMKLEETPAFKRQADEREAQDKAVPKARFRETLMRNWRALLLCVGLVLIFNVTDYMVLSYLPSFMSSTLHFDESHSLVLVLIVMVLMMPLTLAAGRLSDRIGRKPVMLAGCVGLLVLSIPSMMMIHAGTTASVFGGLLILGVLLSCFTGVMPSALPALFPTEIRYGALAIGFNVSVSLFGGTTPLMTAWLVDVTHNLMMPAYYMMGAAVIGIVSVVALAETARQPLKGSPPAVATRREAHQLVRQMREDDEAEIYGVVSTARA
- a CDS encoding YnfA family protein, with translation MTELIRIAALFAVTALAEIVGCYLPWLVLKGGRPAWLLVPAALSLALFAWLLTLHPSAAGRTYAAYGGVYIAVALIWLRVVDGIALSRWDVAGAVLALGGMAVIALQPRA
- the dnaQ gene encoding DNA polymerase III subunit epsilon, producing MRQIILDTETTGLNPRTGDRLIEIGCVELLNRRLTGNNLHIYVNPERDSDPGALAVHGLTTEFLSDKPKFAEVVDQIRDFVKDAELIIHNAPFDLAFLDAEFARLDLPPFTEHCGGVIDTLVQAKQMFPGKRNSLDALCDRFGISNAHRTLHGALLDSELLAEVYLAMTRGQDSLVIDMLDDAGADGGAANGQRVSLAALDLPVLAASDDELAAHQAQLDELDKSVKGTCVWRKSADADAAEAA